The nucleotide sequence taacataaaaatatgCCTAGAATTGAACATTTCAAACATTTCTTTGAGTACCCAAATAGTTTTCTAAGAATCGATATCAACTAAAATATTACAGATTAAAACCACAGACTGCTTATTGTATCTTGCTACACCAGACAACATGAATACTGGATGTTCTTTTAACTGAATTCAGTCATTCacgaaacatttttaaaaatatttactagatGTCAAACGCTCTGCAAAGCAATATGGACATGGTTAATGATACAGACCTTGTCTCTGCGCTGGAGAGAATAACAGCGGGAGCAACAAATGTTGGCCATGGTGGACTCAAACGACGAATGTGAGGAGGAGACATTTATACCAATACATTAAGAAACTAAAGAATTCAACATTTGAGCAGggaaaagagcattccaggcataaGAGCCAGTGTTTATAGACATTGTGTAGTGAGACAGAGCTTGTAGGTACTGAAGGCAGACCCTTTTGAACGAGGCtgatgaataaagaaaagaaagatctggGCTGAGATTTTTATAGAAAGGAAGAAACCCAAGTATTCAGGCCTAATGGATCCTTTTTTATTGGCAATATAAAGCCATTaaagcattttgaaaatgagAGTGATGAGATCCTACATACCGTCAATTTTAGTATACCTGTGTCCTCTCAAGTGGAGAATATGATATAGCAaaaggaagcagagggaataataataataacagtaacaataataataagctGTTTCAGTTACTCAGCCTGTTTaataaatgataatgatgatactAACTGTGAGTTTATTGAAACTTTTCAATGAGGTCTCACAAAGGCAAATACAaaacttcaaattattttaaagaataaccACATTGAAAATCAAACTTACATGTATTCCCTCCTAAGTGCCTTGTTCTCCCTTTTTGAGTATTTTTAGCTTTACTGAAATTTGGCCCTGAACCATCTGCTCCTAAAATTTTGACTTCTTTATTCTAGAAAATTCTACATATTTCAAACTTACCAACTAGATTGGATAATCTTCCTGGGAATTCATTTTTGTGTACATATTAACTTTCAAAATCTGAATTTAAGAATCTTTTCCCTTCTCAAAAATGCCTTCTCTAAAATTAATACAACACTAACACCTGGCATATatttctcagcagagaaatgttttaaaagtctttatttttcgtGATGATTCTGACTGATTACTAGTGGCTGCAtcgggtattttttttttttttttaaatctgagtcTCAGTCATAAAGGGTGATTAATCTACTCTAAATATACTATCGGCTTAAGAAATGAATATGGCACCATACTTATTGTATATTTACTACCCTCACTTCTATGTAATCTTTTTCAGAAGGTTACAGCTATTGAAGAGACATTGAGGGGTTACATATGTGAATAAATACAAATTACTTGctcaattaaattgttttacCATAGAAGTCAATACTGGCATTACGTCCAGAAACTTCCTTTTATATTGTGGAACAGGACATCATGAAGTTCTACATAATATCAAAGAACTTAGCAAAATTCTAAATCTTCAGAATGGTTGATTGCTAACCTCCACTAATTAATCATTTATTGATTACCGTTAATCAAAAGAGCTTTAAGGATGATGAAAGGCCCttcgctctctctctttctctcctgtcttactttctttccctgtttctctgtctctttcactctccttttctctctctctcaaagagCCCCacaaaaaatttgcatttttcataTAATGAAGAAGAtaaattgttttttgagtgataaaagaaaacaaatttaaagacAGATAAAATTTTTCTTGATGACAACTCAATTTTGTAAAATTGTTCATTTCTCCTACGTTTATTGTTAAGTTTAATGATATAATAATTGAAATTCCAATGGAATTTGTTTTCACTTCAGAGAAGAATTCCAtttcattgaaaaatataaaaatatctaagGAAATTTTAAATGATCAAAGCAAGGAGAGGAGACTTGCCCTTCCTGATATTAAAATGTACGATAAAATACaatgagtaaaaataaaatatgtggtaCCTTGTCAAAAATTAACAGGCAATACAAGAGAGAATAGACCGATagataatagaaaagaataaatgtgCATAAATACAGTTAACTGATCTtttacaaaggagcaaaggcaccACAATGGAGAAAACATGatcttctcaacaaatggtgcagaACAGCAGGACattcaatgcaaaaaaaaaatgaacctagacATAAACTtcatacccttcacaaaaattaactcaaaatggaccacagacagcctctatggaaaatggtatggagattcctcaaaaaattaaaaatagaaataccctatgatccagctatcctactactgggaatctatccaaagaacctgaaatcaacaatccaaagaggcttattcacccctatgttcactgcagcactattcactatagccaagaagaggaagcaacccaagtgtcccttgactgatcattggatcaagaaaatgtggtatatatatataatggaatactactcagccataaaaaagataaaactgtcccatttgcaacaacatggatggaccaggagggtattatgttaagtgaaatgagccttaaagagaaagacaaacactgcatgatttcactcatatgtggaatataaaccaacatatggtcagagagaactgtattgtggttaccagtggcaaagggggtggggggtgggcataacaggtgaagggagacatgtatatggtgattgacaaacaaaaatttacaaccaaaatttcacaatgttataaactattaagacatcagtaAAAAAATGGATCACAGAATTAAACATAAACTGCAAAATTGTAAGACTTGTAGATGttgacataggagaaaatctagacgaccttgggtttggcaatgacttttcagatacacaccaaaggcacaatctatGAAAGAAAGAATCCATAAGCTGAtatcattaaaagtaaaaattctgctctttgaaagacaatgtcaagagaatgaaaagacaagccaaaaGGGGAGAACATATTTACAAAAGACATATCTAGAAAAagcctattatccaaaatatacatggATGTCTTAAAAttgaacaataagaaaacaaacaaccttattaaaaaatggtaaaatatcTTAACAGACACCTTCTTTGAAGAAGATATACATTGTATATCATAAGGATAATGCAAATTAAACACCTATAAGATGCCACTACACAGCTATTAGAATgggcaaaatccagaacactgacaacatcaaacactgacaagaatgtggagcaaccacaactctcattcgttgctggtgggaatgcaaaatggttcagccactttggaagacagtttggcggtttctcaCAAAACTAAGCACtcttacaatatgatccagcagttgtgctcctcggtatttacccaaatgcgTTGAAAATTCATgtctacaaaaacctacacacagaCGTTCAgagaagctttatttgtaattgcccaaacttgaaagcaaccaagatgtttttCAGTAGGTTTATGGATAAATAAACCTTGGTACACCCAGACAATAGAattttattcagtgctaaaaagaaatgagctatcaagccatgataAAGGCATGAGGAAAGGCATGGAGGAATCTTGAATGCATATTacagagtgaaagaagccaatctgaaaaggctacacactgtgtgatttcaactatatgacattctggaaaaggcaaaattatgaagACAGTAAAATAATCAATAGTTGACAGAATTTAGTGGGAAGAAGGAATGACTAGGTtgagcacaaaggatttttagggcagtgaaactgttctgtatgacACTATACTGATGGATATATATTACTATAAATTTGTCCAAAGCTGTAAAACGTACAAAGCCAAGagtgaactatggactttgggtgacaatAATGTTTCAATGTAGTTtgatcagttgtaacaaatggacCACTCTGATGTGGGGTGTTGATAATGGGCGAGGGCTATGCACGCGTGGTGCCAAAAGGTATATGGGAAATATCATTTGCTCAGTATTGCTGCGAACTTAATactgctttaaaaagtaaaaagtaaaaagtagGGGCTGACTCAGTGGCATAGTGCtcaagttcacgcattctgcttcgtcatcccagggtttgtgggtttggatcctgggcacagacctacacaccactcatcaagccatgctgtggtggcatcccacataaaaaaaaaaaaaggaatggaggaagattggcatggatgttagctcagcggcaatcttcctcaagcaaaaagaggaagattgggaacagatgtcagctcagggccaatcttcctcattaaaaacaaacaaaaacaacaacaaaaaaagtctatttaaaaataaaaaacaaggaagaaaaatagataaacctGAAGCAGAGTCTTGTTATCTGTAAATTTAAATGATAAACATTATAAATTTTAGTGGAATTACTTATTTTTTGATTACAGTTATGTAAATAATTTTCTCACATCATTAATCAATAAATTCCAGACAAATTAAAGTTTAAACGTGGAAAAAGTTCACTTTTAATaaggtttaaaattaaaataatctagactgaatatttattttttgtctgaaTATAACAATGATAGACgcttattgtaaaaaataaactGCAACTATTACAAAAAATAATTCACCTCTGGTAAATTCACCTCTAGTAAAACGTCCCATAATGCACCATCTTTCCACACCCAATTGATTATTGATTGATACCTTTAAAAGATTGTCATTTTGATAGGTGAAAATGGTGCCTCATTTTCTATATTGTCAAAAGTCTATTTTAACAATCCCAATTACTTTTTTATTGCAAGTCTCTGAGGAATCTAAAACAATCAAATGAGTTTTTTCCTTTATGCCTCCTATCAAGGGATACACTTATATACTGTTGTCTTCAGAAGTtcagaacagaaaataaaatacttggaTGATGAAGATTAAGCATCTAGAATGTCATATTGATGTTACTTCTGAAGTCCAAACGCAAGCCGGTAGGTTACATAATCCTGACATGCTACTCCACCTGTATACCACATCTATCTTAGTATTTTCATTTACAATGTTAAATGTGTCCataaatgataaaataacaaTGCCAAAATAATAACTTAGAGACGAGCTAGAAATGGGAaaattaaactggaaaaaaattgattttgttacaaatgggaaaaaattatgaaaatcacTGTGCCAGTGTTTACTGGAAATTAAGATAATAATCCAACAATCTAGGCCAAATATATTATTCTTAAAGAAAAGGATCTAAGTATGTTTAAACATGTTGGCTACATTGATCAGATTGAATGATTTTATTCTGTGAAGTATTGCATAATAAAGAAAAGGTTGCCTAGGTGCTTTTAGGGATGcaattgtttttaaagagaaataaataatagaacTTCAAGGATAAAATGCCTGATCCATGGCttagaaaatcataaaatatcaCCACTCACAAAATACTGATGCTGTCATTACCCTTCTTAGGAATTACTGGGGGAACATACGAGGAAATTTAATTTTCCTAtgacaaaaagtttgaaaataaccAAGTATTTGAACATTCAttcagttgtaaaaaaaaaaaaaattgagagcaaTCGTCTTGTCTAGGACTCTGTCTTTGCCATGTCCATGCATACCTGCAAATCTACTTATTTTCATGTCAGAGAAACACAGAAGGTCCAGGGATTGTACCATTTGTAAAGACTGTACCTTCTGCAGTAAATGTACGAAGCTCCggacaaaaatgaataaagattCACATCTATATATGAGATATATCAAAGATTTGCATTTTCTATTCTATTACCTTGTGAAAGAAAGAAGCTTTTATGCTACTCAAAATGAAGGTGTCAAATATAATGATTAGGGTATGGGCTACTTATGGTAAAATGTGTATCTTGATAGCAACCATATATAGAAAAGTGCATATGATTAAATGTTTATTACTATTTACTAGATATACtgtattataaaaatttaaaatgtgtgattAAAAGGGTAGAATGTActcccaaatcacatatatcctaGTTTCTTTTCTGATAAATGGCATTAGGTCTGGGTCTAGGCTCTGATAAAGGCAAGGAAAGGACTGGAGATGAGCAATAAGCCTGAAAAATAGAAACTTAGATTtgaaaaatagaagtaaaatcAGTCAAACACAGAAGCACTGAAATAAGTGGATTTATGTAGATCAAGAACTGACATATTCCCTTTCAAGGTaagtgtgtattttttaaaatttcatttggcTTAGCTGAGTCCACTTCAGTCAGTAACAGAATATCTATGATTTATTTCCACCCTCAACAAAGTTAAAGGTTAAATGAGCCTTAAAGAAAATCGTTGTGAGGAAACATATTTCCAAAGAGGACAAGTAACTAACCCAAAGAATCTACTCTGTTCAAACAATAcatcataatatttttttcttgtggtgaggaagattggccctgagctaacgtcttttgccagtcttcctcttcttgctgaggaagactgtccctgagctaacatccatgccaaccttcTTCTAATTTGTAtgagggatgctgccacagcatgacttgctgagtggtgtgtatgtctgggcctgggatccaaacctgtgaatctaACTACTACGTCACCGGGCCAGACCCCATCGTACTTTTTTTAGTTCAGTTTCACAAAGGTAAATGATTCACCTTACTCTTTACACCTCTTTAAGGGACAAAGTTTGAACAAGACTGCAGTGGTAGCCCTGAGTACTTCACAGTCTTAATACAGTGATTTTGGTATTTCTATACACTCATTATATGTGACGAATTAatgaatatcagaaaaaaatggtcatttgaTCAATTTGGCACAATTGGATTGGAATGCACATATGGGATACACTTATTTACCTAATTACATAAACAGAAGATTTAGGCAATAAGTGAGATGAATCTGTAGTTTTGAGTCAATCTGGGTCGTTAATGTCTGAAATCTTAATCTTTCCTCAGTAATTGGGTTTGATTTCAGTTAACTGCCTCAAAATTCAACTTTTTACTCCCTACTGAGGGTGTCACAAAAATGGACTTCCTGAGACCTGCAAAAGATGAAAATCTCCTCCAGTGATGCTTTTCAAAGCTCTCCTCCATTTTTCCAATAAATTAAGTGTTTTCGTAAGTCTAGTTGGAGCTGAACATGAAGGGAGACAAGTTTTCTCAAATGTCTAATTTATCTTACCTTGTACTAACCAAGAGACAAATTTGATTTAGTTGGCTCCAAAGCCACCATGCTGTCTACTGTCTTGTGGTCCTGTGAAATACCTCCAATGGCAAAATACCTACGGAGCAGTTGTATTGCTGAAATGGTTGTTTCTCTGAATAAGAAAGAGGATCCTTACATAAAGATTAGGTTCACTGACTTATTAATCCCTGTGACATCCTTCACTGTTTCTCCTTTCAGACAACTTCAGACAAACTCATGCAAAAGGATGAATGGATCCTCTAAATAATAGATCAAATGTTTCTGAGTTCATCTTGCTGGGACTTTCCAGTTCTCAAGAAATTCAAATATTGCTTTTTGCAATCTTCTTTCTTGTCTATGTAGCCATTGTGGCAGGAAACCTCCTCATTGTGATCTCTGTGATATTTGATAACCATCTTCACTCTCCCATGTATTTCTTTCTGGCAAATTTATCGTTTTTTGACTTATGTGTGTCCTCTGCGGCAACTCCCAAAATGATTGCAGACTTCCTTAGAAAACGCAAGACCATCTCCTGGTGGGGCTGCATGGCCCAGATGTTCTTTATGCACTTCTTTGGAGGAGGAGAGATGTCTCTTCTGATAGCTATGGCCATCGACAGGTATGTTGCCATATGCAAACCCTTACACTACAAGACCATCATGAGTCGCAGGGTGCTCATTGTGTTTCTACTGCTCTCATGGGCAATTGGGTTCATACATACCACAAGCCAGATGGTTTTCACAGTGGGTTTACCTTTCTGTGGTCCCAATGTTGTGGACAGCATTTTCTGTGACCTTCCCCTGGTCATCAAGCTTGCCTGCACTAAGACCTATATCCTAGAGCTCTTGATAATTTCAGAAAGTGGACTCCTGTCCCTGATCTGCTTTATTCTCTTGCTCATATCCTATGTTGTCATGTTGGTCACCATCTGGCAGCACTCCTCCAGCGCATCCTCCAAGGCTGTGTCCACACTCTCTGCTCACGTCACTGTGGTCACTCTCTTCTTTGGTCCTGCTATCTTCATTTATGGTTTCCCATTCAATGGTTATTCTGTAGATAAGTTTATTTCTGTAATTTACTCTATAATCACTCCCCTCCTTAATCCAATTATTTATACTCTGCGGAATCAGGAAATGAAGGCAGCCATTAGGAGACTGAGCAGCCAGCCTGTTGGTTCCTGGCTAATCCACTAAATATTGTCTGTAACAACTTGTTATTTTGTGTGCTTTGCTATTTTTGGGTATTGagtcttaaatatttattcaaataactgaaatgaaaatactAAGTAGTATCAATTTTCATCCCTCAAAATTTATGAAACTATTAAGAttgatttaaaattctaatggaaAATGTTCATAGAAAAGACTTAATACATAAGTAAGCATATATTCTACCTCCTTTTATCTTAGAAttcaagaaaaagccctaatgaattttttttgtgtgtgtgaggaagatcagccctgagctaacatccatgctaatcctcctcttttcgttgaggaagaccggctctgagctaacatctattgccaatcctccacctttttttttcccctaaggccacagtagatagttgtatgtcataattgcacatccttctagttgctgtatgtgggacgcggcctcagcatgaccagagaagcggtgtgtcggtgcgcgcccgggatctgaacctcgggcgccagtagcggagcgcgcgcacttaaccgctaagccatggggccggcccaagaatgtTTAGAATACATAAGCATAATGTCTTTTTATAAAAGTTTTGTAATATTTCAGTCaatcaatatgtaaaaatagGAAACATTAGCAAGGCAGCACACATATGGTATGtagtataaattttcctttctaaaGTTTTAAGTAGTAAATTAATAGGTGTTAAAATATCTATCAATATATGACAACTATTTAGAGGCTTCACAGAGGATTTGTAATTTGAATGAGTATTTGAGGAATATTTTTTCACTGGATGGCCTCAACAGGCTAATCATTCTTAGTAGAATGTTAAAATACACGTAGAAATAAACATTTCAAACATCTTTAAGTACTCAAATAGTTTTCTAAGAATCAATATCAACTAAATTATTAAAGATTAAAACCATAAATCACTTTTTGTATGTTGCTACACCAGAAATTATGGATACTTTATATTCTTTTAGCTGAATTCAGtcattaataaaacatttttaaaaatattccgtAAGTACCAAACACGGTCCAAGCAATATGGATACATGGTTAATGATACAGACCTAGTCTCTGCCCTGGAGAGAATAATAGGGGGAGAGATCTATGTTAGGCTTGGTGGTCTGAGAGGACTGCTGTAAGGAGGAAACATTTATACCAATACATTAAGAAGCTAAAGAATTAGACATTTGAGCAGGGAaaagagtattccaggcagaagggccAGTGTATATAGACACTGTGAAGTGAGACAGAATTTAGAGGTACTGAAGGTAGAACTTTATGAAGGAGGTTGGTGAATAAAAGGAAGAAGGATGTACGCTGGGattttatagaaagaaagagaCCAGAGTTTTCGGGCCTAGCGGATCCTTTTTTATTGGCGATGTAAACCCCTTAAAGCATTTTGAGATTGGGAGTATTGACAGTCTATATACATTTAAAGTTTGATATACCTCTGCCTTCTTAAATGGGGAATATAATGAAGCAAAATGAAAGCAGAGGGAATAGTTAGTGGATGGTTTAAAGTAGTAAGCCTGAATTTACTAAATGATACAAACAGTGAGTTTGTGGAAATATTGCGAAGAGGCCTTCCACAGGCAAATACAAAACCTAAAATTATGCAAACATCTTAGAGACCATGTCTTTTGGTGTCTTTTATTTCACATAACAATGTACCTTGAATATTCCCTCTTTATCCCCTTCTTCCTTTTTAGACAACTTGGCCCACTTCAGCCTGACCCTAGACCATGTGCCTCTAAGATTTCCACTTTGTTCTGAAAAAGTCTGGGCGTACCATCATTACCAATTAGTATGAGTAATCTCGTCTGGACATCCAATATTGTgctcttattatttttctaatttctatatttaagaatccttttctttcttgaaCACATCTCAAATTCACACTAAACTGTGGCATATATCTATCTCCTcagcagaaatatttttaaaaagtttcttttgCGTGGCAATTCTAATTGTTGGTGGCTACATGGggtcctaaattaaaaaaaaagaaaaagaaaaaaattcagaggCTTAGTCAGCAAGAGTAAGAAATCTACTAGCAATGTCTGCCGTGTGCCTTGGAAATGAACGTGGCACCTTGTTTACCCTATATTTACCGCCCTCACTTCCTTGTAATCTTTTCAATATTGTTATAGTTGGAGAAACATGGAAGAGTTACGTATaagaatagacacagaaaaattccTCTAGCAAATGAACTCATCTGCAATCATGTATTGTTTCTCAGTTAGCCTTTAGAATTTTATTTGCTTAATTACATTGTTTTACCATAAAAATTTTTACTAGAATCGCCTCCAAGATATTCCTTTAATACTGTTGAGTTATCATGAAGTTCTACATAACTGTAAAGGACTTAGCAGAATTCTAAATCTTCAGAGTGATTGATCGATGAACTCCACTAATTAATCATTTATTGATTACCATTAATCATTCATCGATTACCATGGTGAAAGCCTCgcctgcttgctctctctcactgtctctctctctctccctctctccctccttataTGGAAAAAGGAGATTTTTCTCTATGTTAAGAACTGTACTATAGTCTGTGTATTTCCTTACAAGTCTTGCTCTGTGTGGACAtcgtttattttaattttccaatcaaaaCACTTGAGTTAGTGCTTTCTCTGGAAAGCACTTACTAGAGAAAGTTCACATGGTTGATACACCCGGTGAATTCACAATCTATTTAAATAATGAGAGAAATCCTTCCTCTGAACTCTAGGGAACACTAGCATGTTTACTTTAATAATTCCCTCTGGGAGTTGATCACCAATCTGCATCTTATgtatgtttcttgtcttttttttttttttaacccgcAGATGATTGTCATGTATATTCatagagataaaaaaaataaacaatatatattCAGAATCTCACTGTGTCTGCGTGTCTTTGAAGAGGCCACTCCGCAGCTAAAACTGGTAGGTTTAAATAACAACACTAATAACATACT is from Diceros bicornis minor isolate mBicDic1 chromosome 5, mDicBic1.mat.cur, whole genome shotgun sequence and encodes:
- the LOC131405348 gene encoding olfactory receptor 4K13-like gives rise to the protein MDPLNNRSNVSEFILLGLSSSQEIQILLFAIFFLVYVAIVAGNLLIVISVIFDNHLHSPMYFFLANLSFFDLCVSSAATPKMIADFLRKRKTISWWGCMAQMFFMHFFGGGEMSLLIAMAIDRYVAICKPLHYKTIMSRRVLIVFLLLSWAIGFIHTTSQMVFTVGLPFCGPNVVDSIFCDLPLVIKLACTKTYILELLIISESGLLSLICFILLLISYVVMLVTIWQHSSSASSKAVSTLSAHVTVVTLFFGPAIFIYGFPFNGYSVDKFISVIYSIITPLLNPIIYTLRNQEMKAAIRRLSSQPVGSWLIH